tcaaattattatgctgtatacaGTAAGCGTATACAGTGCTggatgtcaattatacctcaatatagctggaaggaaaaatgataaattcagaCGGAAGCCTCAGGGCCCTGGAATTTGcctaatcaaaaaaaatttttgcacaaAAAATTTTTGGAACGTCCACATGGTGTGTTTGGACTGCAGCAGGGGGTGGTGTCAGGGCCTCTTTGTCACCCCAGTTTCCCTCTGTGCACACCAGCGTGGGTGTCTCCCAGGTGAATCTGCCACCATGACTCATATCTCCTGCACTTTTCCCCTCTTCAGAATCTGCCAAATAAAAGTCAGCATTCTTGAAGTGGAAACTTGTTTATAaatctaagactttttttttttacagaacatTTTTGGGCTGTAGCAGagtattattttaacatttcctcCCAAATGTTTTTTCCATATTTGGGCAAGGCAGGAGACCGaggaatttttgtttgctttttcagaaGAAATGGCAGTGTTTGGAGAAGACAATAAGTTcctgagctctctctctctcacggGGGATCCCAGGCTGAGCCATCAAGATCCACTCTGCTGGCCTCTGCCGGTCAAACTCCGTGTTCACATAAAATTGCTGGACGAGAAAAGTTAGTCCATAAAAATTCCTGCAGGAAAACCCCACCCCTTGCTTACGAGTCTCTTATCTCGGGTCATCTCTGTTCCCTGGAGATAAGGGTCTGTCCTTCCACTTCTGGCATGTCAGAGCTGAGAGGCCATCAAACCTCCTCCCCGGTttacagaggggaaactgaggcccctgGAGAGGAACAGTACATTTTGGCTGAGCATAGAATCCTTTTCTCCCAacgtttttactttgaaaaatgtcaaatCTATAGAAACATTGCAAGACGAGTACAATGAATCTCCATACTTGCCAGCTGTTAACATTATGATACATTTGCtttgtctcttattttctgtctttctctccttaaATACATGCGTGATTTCCGGATATCGCAACACCTCACCCACCAATAGTCCAACACGTGTCTCCTACAGAACCACAACACGGTGGTCACACTTGGGAACTTTAATGTCTAATCTATATTATTACCCAATACACATTCTATAATTCAAGTTTCTCTCATTGGCATACGAACTACTGTAGTGTTCattacaacttcttttttttaacccaagaATTCACCAAGGATGACAGTGCATTGAGTTGTTACGTCTCCTTCAGTCTACCATAATTCTcttctattttgttgttttgtttttgcttttgccttttaTGACGTGAAAATTCTTGCACATCCAGGCCAGCTGGTTGGCAGAAAGCCCCTCAGTTTGGATGTGTCTGATTGTTTCCTGTTGATTAGGTTCAGGTTAGACTTCTGGGCCAGGAGCACTCCATAGATGATGTGGGCTCTTCCCAGAGCCACGACACCTGGAAGCACACGAGGTCAGTCCATCCCCTGACTGGTGGCATCGGGTTTGATGATGTCATTAAGTTGGTGTCCCCAGATTTCTGCGTATCTTGTTTCCTAAAAAGATTTCACCCTATGGTTTTAACATCTTTTGAGATGATTCTTTCTTGAATCAGTTATTACCAGGATGGTTGTAAAATGTGACTTTTGGTTTtgtcattccttctacatttatcagttgttctttttttaattaatttttttccttccagttttattgagatagaattgtCATGTAGCCCTGTATCCGTTTTTTGAGGGGGCAGGTCATTGGgttgtaaatatgtatgtatgtgtttaatggaggtactggggattgaacccaggacctcgtgcttgccagacacatgctctaccactgagctctacccagcACTGCCACCACCCCCTGCCAGTTGGTATTcttctttaaagaagaattttcccctctcttttaaaactttttatattaaagtatCATTATTGACTTAAAGATTTGTATTTTATCCACTGGGCTGAATGGGTtactttgattatttattttaaaatttccccaatcTGGCTGCGGGGAGCCCCTTCAAGCCCCTTCTGTGCTAATGCCTTTGACACATccccatcattctttgagcacttcttTATTCTGGATTTTCCCTGTCCCAGTCCTGGAGTCGCCATCTCTGCAGGGGTCCTGGTGCCATTTACCGGGGAGTGGGGTTTCGGGTCCAAGAGTGCTAACTGAGTTCTTGCAACTgggtgtcattgcttctaggcctTCTCAGTAGACTGGGCTAGAGGGTTGTTTTGTTACTTCTTCATAACGATATTATTCACTGAAAACACTGCAGAGTCCTTCCTCCACTCCAAATCTCCCTCATGCTATGCTGAGAACCCAAGTTCTGACAGCACCAGTCTTAGGGTTGAAAGTCCCAAAGTTGCCTCCAAACTGCTCTGTCTCACCCACTCACCCCCACCACTGCCTCACTAGTGAGGACCAGGGTCTGTTCCATTTCTCTTTGTCCTTGGAGGATTCTCCACCAAGGGAACACAGGCAGGCAAGCTGGATTCAAAGTCCCTCAGACAGTCCTTTTCTTCAAGTGGTTAAGTCATCAACATCACACGCAGGTTCATTAGTTACTGTTGGgttccaattttaatttttccccatccttttacttttatttcttaactgtAAATCCTAATATTTAAAGTACCCTGGGAGATGAGCACGGTTCCTGATGCTGGAGGGAACCATCTAGTCCAGATGAAGACCCTATTACTATTTTCAaaatcccctcctcccccccaggAAGCAGGCCTTAAAACCCCAATCCATCTTTTGAAacagccctgggctgggtggcAGGACGCCAGCACTCCACCAGCCTCGGCGTTTCCAGGGAGCCCACTTGCAGCCCTGGCTGatccctggcctccctgggccATGGTCTTGCTCCTGTGACTAGAAAACTCACACCAGAGTTCTGCGTACAGCTCACAGACCCAGGACTTCAAGGTTTCCATGACACCACTTTCCCCCGTTAACCCGTTTCATCTTCGCAAGAGCCCAGTGATAGGTGCATACTAGGGTTTCCATAAATAGAATTGCGTAAAGAAATTAGCGTCCTCACTTTACAGTATGGAAACTGACGCTCAAAGAGGGGATGGTTTGCCCCTAAGGAATCATTAGGCGAGAGACGCCGTGAAGGCTCCGTTCCAGCCTGGACACACAGTAAGGGCTCTGGGCAGGGCTCTGGGAAAGTCCCGCGCGGACGGACTTGTGCCCTGGACGCCTCGCGCTCCCAGGGAGCCCGGGGCGGGGTGTATGCAAATACCCTTCGAGGAGGCCGAGGATTGGCTGGCTCAGGCAGGGGCGGGGCGCGCCGGGGCCCAGGGCCCGCAGGTGCGCGGCGCGGGAGAGGCGCGGTGCCCTCTCGCTGCCTGGACCACCCGCCCTGTCTCAGCTTCTCCCAGGCGATGCCTCCGCTCTGGGTCCTGCTGGCCCTCGGCTGCCTGAGACTTGGCTCGAGTAAGCGGGGGGATGAGAGGAGGGGGCTGTGCCCAGGGAGGGGCGTGTCCTGCATGCACCTTGATCCTCCGGAGGGGTCTCGATGGGAAGTGGCATTAGGTTTGGGAACTTGACTTACTCACTCCAGGAATAGACGTgaatgcctgctctgtgccaggccctgtgaaGGCTCTGGGGGCCcagatagtaataataatagccaacagTGTTAGTAAGCTTCCTCTGATGCGGATTTAAGGGCTCTGTGTTGGCTGCTGTAAGACACAAACAGGAGGCTGTGGGAGAGCAGAGGGGGACTAGTCTAGACTCACAGTGATGCCTGGACTCGGGAGCTGGAGGGACATTTCAGGTGAAGGAGCAGCATGGGCGAGttcagggaggagggggtggcatGCTGTATCCTGGGAACATCCCATCTATTGTCCATCAGTGTGATTGGAGCACGAGGTCAGGAAGTTTGCATAGAGCTGAGGCTGCAGACCCAACAAAAGAGGGTCCAGCCCTTCAGGGCCTTGCTGCTTCTCCAGAGAGGCTGGACTGTGTTGGAGCAGGGTGCGGAGCCAGGAAGGGGCCCAGCAGGAGAGCGACCCAGTCAGGTTTGCAGGTTAGAGagcagaggatgggggagggctCCTTAGGGTCCAGGTGAAAAGGGTGGACTCTAAGACTGGGCTGACAGGGTGGAGAAATGCTTAGGAGGGGCAGTGGGGTTATTGGCGACGGCATGTCTGTTGCGGGGAGCAAGAGGGTAGCTGTTTAGCTGGATTGCCCAGTTTCTGGTCAGGATcgctgggtggggacaggggtgaAGCTTGTGTCTGAGACAAGTTCCTGAGATGGCCTGTGGGGAGAGTgaaacccagtgcctggcacacagcaggtgctcagtaactgCAGACGTGTGTGTGCAGGGGGTGCCCACACATGTGGCCAGTTTTGCCAGGGGTCAGCCCCTATCCTCATTGCCTCCTTCAGGTGTGAACCTCCAGCCCCAACTGGCTAGTGTGACCTTTGCCACCAACAATCCCACGCTCACCACCGTGGCCTTGGAAAAGCCTCTCTGCATGTTTGACAGCTCCGTGCCCCTCCCTGGCACCTACGAGGTCTACCTCTATGTACTGGTCGACTCAGGTAAAGGTCCTGCCTCCCTCGGGCTACTCAGAAAGGGGCTTTGACCTGTCTGCAGGGAAGCGGGAAGGAGGCAGGTAGAGGGGTGCTCCATCCCTGGAATTAACCTGACCCATGCACCTCACACACCggtgtctgctctgtgccagcccTGGGCCGGGTGCTGTGGTCACAGATGCGTCTCTGCCCTGGAGGGACATCCAGCCTAGCAGGGGAAATAATGCCACCACCAATCACTGAGTACGTCCATCATGCCAGGTGCTTTGTACACCTTAGAGCCAATAGTTACAAGCAGTCTGCCAGGTCACTGTTACAGTGCCCATCACAGGGGCAAAGAATCGGGGCTCACAATGGCAGAGTAATTCACTGGAGCTCCCAGAGCTGGAGAACAAATCAGATTCTCTGGTCTTCAAGTCCAAGTCCTTGCCAAGGCTTCTCCAGGTGGTTCAAAATCAGGGTGTGGGAGGGACGCCACGCATTCGGACCTGCCGGCTCTGGCCTCACCCACACCTGTTCACTGGCAGGATCCTGGGATCAGGAGAGTAGGAACCCGATGACAGCCTCTTATGTTTCTAGCAGCCAGGCATTTACACCAGTGCATGTAAgagcatcattttattctttcagcagACATGTACTGACTGCCTACCTGTGCCCAATCCCAGTCCTAGCCTGTGGGCACTGCAGagtatttttctcccatttcacagagagtcagagaggtaaagtgagttgtccaaggtcacccagcaagtaAGGAAGAAATCCTAGGACCAGCACAGTGCTGGCACAGAGAGGATGCTTAGGGACATTGGATGAATGACTGAATGGGTGACCGATCTAAGGTGGCCAGGaacctcacccccagcccctggcactgcCTCCACAGCCAGCTCCAGGAATGCCTCTGTACAGGACAGCACCATGACCCCACTCAGCTCAACATTCCAGCAGacggagggaggaaggacaggtCCCTATAAGGCCGCAGCCTTTGACCTGACCCCATGCAGTGACCTGCCCAGCTTGGATGCTGTTGGGGATGTGTCCCAGGCCTCGGAGATCCTGAACGCCTACCTGGTCAGGGTGGGCACCAATGCGACCTGCCTGTTTGACCCCAACTTCCAGGGCCTCTGCAACCCACCCCTGTCAGCAGCCACGGAATACAGGTGCGTATAAGCGGCAGCGGGAAAGCGGCAGgtgggccccagcccctgcctcggGGCGCCCCGGAGGGGCTACAGTGTGAGAGCCCTTTCTCCAgaacctaccatgtgccagggcTGTCCCAGGTACCATAAAGGcttcctggcttcctgggctggcGACTGTGCCCGGGGCCCTGCGCTCAGAAGGACCACTCTTGGCTTAATACTCTGCCACTGCcaccttgaaattcttaatttttaaacatgggggttcattttccttttgcactgggccccacaaattatgCACCTGCTTCTGTCCTATCACCTGTGTGGCAGTTCGTTTGACAGGGAAGGAACTGTGgtccagagagggaggggaggtcaCCTCAAGAAAAGCTGGGGCTCAGCACGAAGGTCCTACCCGTATACCCTTTTGTGGTCCACcccagcacagagggtccctgattcattttctgagcatcttctctgtgAAGAGCTGGGGGCTCATCCCTGATCCATGGCCGGGGGTCTTACCCAGCCTTGGGTTAGATGACACCCATTCCTGTTACCTTGGAGATGCCTCGGTTGGGGTCTCTGTATCCTCTAGGCCACATTTGGGGCCCAGGCCACCCCTCACCTGCCATCCTTTCGCAGGGCTCACTCCTCCTCTGGCCTGGGCCGCCGAGCAGGACACGAGTCCcggctctccccttccccaccctcagtccTTACTCtgaccttgttctttttttttttttttttaattattcttactttttattgaagtgtagtcaatttaaaatgttagtttcaggtgtacagcaaagcgattcagttatgcatatacatacatacatatatttttcagagtcttttccattatacctcattacaagaaatttaatatggttccctgtgctctgacCTCGTTCTTAATGTGTGAAaacctctcctccttccttggTCTCAAAGCCCACCCTGCCTTGGGGACACCAGGCAcaaattccagcctccagagttcCCATCTTCGAATCCTGAGAATCAAGGGATTAAGCAAAATGCTGGACACTACAGAGATTTTAAgggtcttcatttttttcttaagtgtcaAACTGGAGGCTGTTGATTTCTTTGTTCTCAGAACATCTGTCATTTTAAACTGAGGGTGAAGAAGTCCTAAAGTCGGCTGCTTTGTACGGAGTCCCCTCGTCTGCCTTTACGATTTGTAACACCTGACTGGGATGTTCTGCGTATAAAGTTAGCCCTTATCACAGGGCGGTGGGGTTGCAAGCAGATATTACTCCTTTTTAAGGAAAAGTCCCTGCGGTGAAACC
This sequence is a window from Camelus ferus isolate YT-003-E chromosome 12, BCGSAC_Cfer_1.0, whole genome shotgun sequence. Protein-coding genes within it:
- the UPK3A gene encoding uroplakin-3a; protein product: MPPLWVLLALGCLRLGSSVNLQPQLASVTFATNNPTLTTVALEKPLCMFDSSVPLPGTYEVYLYVLVDSASSRNASVQDSTMTPLSSTFQQTEGGRTGPYKAAAFDLTPCSDLPSLDAVGDVSQASEILNAYLVRVGTNATCLFDPNFQGLCNPPLSAATEYRFKFVLVNMSTGLVQDQTLWSDPIRTHRLIPYSSIDTWPGRRSGGMIVITSILGSLPFFLLVGFAGAIVLSLVDMGSAEGETTHDSQITQEAVPKSLGTSEASYTSVNRGPPLDRAEVYTSKLQD